A stretch of Vespula vulgaris chromosome 15, iyVesVulg1.1, whole genome shotgun sequence DNA encodes these proteins:
- the LOC127069355 gene encoding zinc finger protein 182-like isoform X2: MSEECPNCRQITNTSDSRLVKDSCGHTKCRMCLLYEEQGCKTCRDLPQTSGNFVELTNDNHVNTESSVIGEEIILPLELVINKNSKCIYKDTFDSKKDAYESSTVNTDNEKNSIKMYIPKIESCDLSSNAQMRLNNENNLVSQSADAFNDVQTSIATRVNVRNTKPKLDPIEFVDKGPLKDKHLKSSNRSHISVIPGTPERYKCNACNKIFRNKKGKCYHDACVTGIKPYQCTFCDRSFVKRSHFEYHERVHSGYKPYKCGICEKAFPQQNKLNRHMHSHNNERPYVCDQCSKSFKDKSLLIRHKRTHQKDRPFSCAHCNRVFLSKSELRRHLAVHTDDKPFSCEYCQTVFRRKDNLNRHIRHHHTETSTVEMNKLQNLREDANKKVLKSKQTSTKHKQKGRKVERTTSDVILKSPNKVSIGVTNSHEQINSRLDPMGNITPVIRTTTELSNAVPVINGPICIRKPEDKTESNKKTFTYTEPIPLAEAVVINRRIEEKLYPQNMSRHNYFLCNYLNHSDKQQHAATPSSMRAANHCIKVNYSNLNGLSSETTTATEATFLCQTPESSNLNLEKDSIIQHKISKEKSVGCDDIKAPEITTLKKTNDLFVEVIGLKDCNSIDTKEEKQEQANCVSTIKKTYGRS; this comes from the exons atgagCGAAGAATGTCCAAATTGCCGACAAATTACGAATACCTCAGATTCAAGACTCGTAAAAGATAGTTGTGGTCACACCAAATGCAGAATGTGTCTTCTGTACGAAGAACAAGGATGTAAAACTTGCCGTGATCTTCCACAAACCAGTGGAAACTTTg TCGAATTAACGAATGACAATCATGTAAATACAGAAAGTTCTGTAATCGGAGAAGAAATAATCTTACCTTTAGAgcttgttattaataaaaattcaaagtgTATCTATAAAGATACTTTCGATAGTAAAAAAGATGCGTACGAATCGTCAACCGTAAATACCGACAACGAGAAAAACTCGATTAAAATGTACATTCCTAAGATAGAATCTTGCGACCTAAGTTCAAACGCGCAAATGCGTTTAAATAATGAGAACAATTTGGTATCTCAATCGGCAGATGCTTTTAACGATGTTCAGACTTCTATAGCAACAAGAGTAAACGTTAGAAACACG AAACCAAAGTTAGACCCTATTGAGTTTGTTGACAAAGGACCGTTAAAGGATAAGCACTTAAAATCTTCCAATAGAAGTCATATATCGGTAATACCTGGAACTCCGGAGAGGTACAAGTGCAATGCTTGcaacaaaatatttcgaaacaaaaaaggCAAATGTTACCATGACGCGTGCGTAACTGGGATCAAGCCTTATCAATGTACCTTCTGCGACAGAAGTTTCGTTAAAAGGTCTCATTTTGAATATCACGAAAGAGTTCACAGCGGATATAAACCGTACAAGTGTGGCATATGCGAGAAAGCATTTCCTCaacaaaacaaattaaatagaCATATGCATTCGCATAACA ATGAACGACCGTACGTATGCGACCAATGCAGTAAGAGCTTTAAAGATAAATCTTTGCTAATACGTCACAAGCGAACTCATCAAAAAGACAGGCCTTTCTCGTGCGCGCATTGCAATAGAGTGTTCTTGTCCAAGAGTGAATTAAGGCGTCATTTGGCGGTACATACAG ATGACAAACCATTTTCCTGCGAGTACTGTCAAACCGTCTTCAGGAGGAAAGATAATTTGAATCGTCACATTAGGCATCATCATACAGAAACTTCAACAGTCGAAATGAATAAGTTACAAAATCTCAGAGAAGATGCAAATAAAAAGGTATTAAAATCGAAACAAACTAGCACAAAACACaagcaaaaaggaagaaaggtgGAAAGAACGACGTCCGATGTTATACTAAAATCTCCTAATAAAGTTTCGATAGGTGTCACAAATTCTCACGAACAAATTAACTCTAGATTAGATCCAATGGGTAACATTACACCAGTCATAAGAACTACCACCGAGCTAAGTAACGCCGTACCTGTTATTAATGGTCCTATTTGTATTAGAAAGCCAGAGGATAAGACTGAAAGTAACAAGAAAACCTTTACGTATACAGAACCAATACCGCTCGCCGAGGCTGTCGTTATAAACAGAAGAATCGAAGAGAAGTTGTATCCTCAGAATATGTCCcgtcataattattttttgtgcAATTATCTGAATCATTCTGACAAGCAACAGCATGCAGCAACACCTTCGTCGATGCGCGCTGCTAATCACTGTATAAAAGTCAATTATTCCAATCTCAATGGTTTATCCTCCGAAACGACAACGGCGACCGAAGCTACTTTTCTATGCCAAACTCCAGAATCGAGTAATTTAAATTTGGAAAAAGACTCGATAATACAACACAAAATTTCCAAAGAAAAGTCTGTCGGTTGCGACGATATAAAGGCACCCGAAATTACTACGTTAAAAAAAACTAATGATCTGTTCGTTGAAGTAATTGGCCTTAAAGATTGCAATTCGATTGATaccaaggaagaaaaacaagaacaagCAAATTGCGTTTCTACCATAAAAAAGACGTATGGTAGATCCtga
- the LOC127069355 gene encoding putative zinc finger protein 840 isoform X1, with protein sequence MSEECPNCRQITNTSDSRLVKDSCGHTKCRMCLLYEEQGCKTCRDLPQTSGNFVELTNDNHVNTESSVIGEEIILPLELVINKNSKCIYKDTFDSKKDAYESSTVNTDNEKNSIKMYIPKIESCDLSSNAQMRLNNENNLVSQSADAFNDVQTSIATRVNVRNTKPKLDPIEFVDKGPLKDKHLKSSNRSHISVIPGTPERYKCNACNKIFRNKKGKCYHDACVTGIKPYQCTFCDRSFVKRSHFEYHERVHSGYKPYKCGICEKAFPQQNKLNRHMHSHNKEKQFICPKCKKRYSKQEDLKNHLNSHNNSVVYTCKVCGKSFCVLTNLKRHMRTHTNERPYVCDQCSKSFKDKSLLIRHKRTHQKDRPFSCAHCNRVFLSKSELRRHLAVHTDDKPFSCEYCQTVFRRKDNLNRHIRHHHTETSTVEMNKLQNLREDANKKVLKSKQTSTKHKQKGRKVERTTSDVILKSPNKVSIGVTNSHEQINSRLDPMGNITPVIRTTTELSNAVPVINGPICIRKPEDKTESNKKTFTYTEPIPLAEAVVINRRIEEKLYPQNMSRHNYFLCNYLNHSDKQQHAATPSSMRAANHCIKVNYSNLNGLSSETTTATEATFLCQTPESSNLNLEKDSIIQHKISKEKSVGCDDIKAPEITTLKKTNDLFVEVIGLKDCNSIDTKEEKQEQANCVSTIKKTYGRS encoded by the exons atgagCGAAGAATGTCCAAATTGCCGACAAATTACGAATACCTCAGATTCAAGACTCGTAAAAGATAGTTGTGGTCACACCAAATGCAGAATGTGTCTTCTGTACGAAGAACAAGGATGTAAAACTTGCCGTGATCTTCCACAAACCAGTGGAAACTTTg TCGAATTAACGAATGACAATCATGTAAATACAGAAAGTTCTGTAATCGGAGAAGAAATAATCTTACCTTTAGAgcttgttattaataaaaattcaaagtgTATCTATAAAGATACTTTCGATAGTAAAAAAGATGCGTACGAATCGTCAACCGTAAATACCGACAACGAGAAAAACTCGATTAAAATGTACATTCCTAAGATAGAATCTTGCGACCTAAGTTCAAACGCGCAAATGCGTTTAAATAATGAGAACAATTTGGTATCTCAATCGGCAGATGCTTTTAACGATGTTCAGACTTCTATAGCAACAAGAGTAAACGTTAGAAACACG AAACCAAAGTTAGACCCTATTGAGTTTGTTGACAAAGGACCGTTAAAGGATAAGCACTTAAAATCTTCCAATAGAAGTCATATATCGGTAATACCTGGAACTCCGGAGAGGTACAAGTGCAATGCTTGcaacaaaatatttcgaaacaaaaaaggCAAATGTTACCATGACGCGTGCGTAACTGGGATCAAGCCTTATCAATGTACCTTCTGCGACAGAAGTTTCGTTAAAAGGTCTCATTTTGAATATCACGAAAGAGTTCACAGCGGATATAAACCGTACAAGTGTGGCATATGCGAGAAAGCATTTCCTCaacaaaacaaattaaatagaCATATGCATTCGCATAACA AAGAAAAGCAATTTATATGCCctaaatgtaaaaagagatACAGTAAGCAAGAAGATTTGAAAAACCATTTGAATAGTCATAACAATTCTGTTGTCTATACCTGCAAAGTCTGTGGAAAATCTTTCTGCGTTTTGACAAATTTGAAACGTCATATGAGAACGCATACTA ATGAACGACCGTACGTATGCGACCAATGCAGTAAGAGCTTTAAAGATAAATCTTTGCTAATACGTCACAAGCGAACTCATCAAAAAGACAGGCCTTTCTCGTGCGCGCATTGCAATAGAGTGTTCTTGTCCAAGAGTGAATTAAGGCGTCATTTGGCGGTACATACAG ATGACAAACCATTTTCCTGCGAGTACTGTCAAACCGTCTTCAGGAGGAAAGATAATTTGAATCGTCACATTAGGCATCATCATACAGAAACTTCAACAGTCGAAATGAATAAGTTACAAAATCTCAGAGAAGATGCAAATAAAAAGGTATTAAAATCGAAACAAACTAGCACAAAACACaagcaaaaaggaagaaaggtgGAAAGAACGACGTCCGATGTTATACTAAAATCTCCTAATAAAGTTTCGATAGGTGTCACAAATTCTCACGAACAAATTAACTCTAGATTAGATCCAATGGGTAACATTACACCAGTCATAAGAACTACCACCGAGCTAAGTAACGCCGTACCTGTTATTAATGGTCCTATTTGTATTAGAAAGCCAGAGGATAAGACTGAAAGTAACAAGAAAACCTTTACGTATACAGAACCAATACCGCTCGCCGAGGCTGTCGTTATAAACAGAAGAATCGAAGAGAAGTTGTATCCTCAGAATATGTCCcgtcataattattttttgtgcAATTATCTGAATCATTCTGACAAGCAACAGCATGCAGCAACACCTTCGTCGATGCGCGCTGCTAATCACTGTATAAAAGTCAATTATTCCAATCTCAATGGTTTATCCTCCGAAACGACAACGGCGACCGAAGCTACTTTTCTATGCCAAACTCCAGAATCGAGTAATTTAAATTTGGAAAAAGACTCGATAATACAACACAAAATTTCCAAAGAAAAGTCTGTCGGTTGCGACGATATAAAGGCACCCGAAATTACTACGTTAAAAAAAACTAATGATCTGTTCGTTGAAGTAATTGGCCTTAAAGATTGCAATTCGATTGATaccaaggaagaaaaacaagaacaagCAAATTGCGTTTCTACCATAAAAAAGACGTATGGTAGATCCtga
- the LOC127069364 gene encoding UV excision repair protein RAD23 homolog B, with product MIITLKNLQQQTFTVEIDPSETVRELKKHIETQEGFPTEHQKLIYAGKILIDDKPLTEYNIDEKKFIVLMITKPKAGSGSAASEEHNVESDNKEDTTTSSAPPPSTNPSGQTVSQPSTNVQESTVTEPAAAGGQAESALLMGEEYNTMVNNIMDMGYEREQVEQALRASFNNPDRAVEYLLTGIPAQLFEDPLEDPAEAQEQLQDQGQDPLAFLRMQPQFQQMRQVIQQNPQLLNTVLQQIGQTNPALLQHISQNQEAFIRMLNEPVETTGGTGARVMPVSAAAVASAAASGGLSGGGSSTRAAVEMIQLTPQDREAIDRLTALGFPEHLVVQAYFACEKNENLAANFLLSQNLDD from the exons ATGATTATAACTCTGAAAAATTTACAGCAACAAACTTTTACGGTAGAAATTGACCCATCCGAAACG GTAAGGGAACTTAAGAAACATATCGAGACTCAAGAAGGCTTTCCTACCGAACATCAAAAGTTAATATATGCTG gcaaaatattaatagatgaCAAACCACTCACGGAGtataatatcgatgaaaagaaatttatagttCTTATGATTACAAAACCTAAAGCTGGTAGTGGTTCAGCTGCTAGCGAAGAGCACAATGTTGAAAGCGACAATAAGGAAGACACAACTACCAG CTCAGCACCACCACCTAGTACAAATCCTAGCGGTCAAACTGTATCTCAACCGTCTACAAACGTGCAAGAATCTACAGTAACGGAACCGGCAGCTGCTGGAGGACAAGCCGAGAGTGCCTTGCTGATGGGTGAAGAATACAATACAATGGTAAACAATATCATGGATATGGG ATACGAGCGAGAACAAGTTGAACAGGCTTTACGAGCGAGCTTCAACAATCCGGATAGGGCGGTTGAATATCTTCTGACAGGTATACCTGCGCAACTGTTCGAGGATCCATTGGAGGATCCAGCCGAGGCGCAAGAACAACTTCAAGACCAAGGTCAAGACCCTTTAGCGTTCCTACGAATGCAACCACAGTTTCAACAAATGCGCCAAGTTATTCAACAAAATCCTCAACTTTTAAATACCGTGCTCCAGCAAATAGGACAAACTAATCCTGCCCTTTTACAGCACATTTCACAGAATCAGGAAGCATTTATACGTATGCTGAATGAGCCAG TAGAAACAACTGGTGGTACAGGCGCACGAGTTATGCCTGTATCTGCAGCAGCGGTAGCATCTGCGGCCGCTTCAGGTGGTCTTTCAGGTGGTGGATCTAGTACGCGGGCGGCTGTTGAAATGATTCAGTTAACACCGCAAGACAGAGAGGCTATTGATAGGTTGACGGCATTAGGATTTCCAGAACATCTAGTTGTACAAGCTTACTTCGCAtgtgaaaaaaatgagaatctTGCTGCTAACTTTTTGCTATCTCAAAATCTCGATGACTGa
- the LOC127069347 gene encoding uncharacterized protein LOC127069347 — MSAIATESLASTVADESTTALVPTVTRIDTRLDVSPISVVLAVSIVCILSPITVTGNSIILAAFYRYKRLRTASNYLLVSLAVSDFGVGVFMPFGMQLELSGPPENGTSTLCILPYCIVIALCSVSVLVTVAIAVDRLTSLAQPLRYKNIITHSSIEKYIAVFWIYAICVGLSPLIYARITGLAETHSGGCRFGAAVLPPVRVFLVVAVWAPSALVLLGCYVYVYLVARAHARAIYTVELSFRHQTQTMALPRYGQTLAVTVGAFFILWLPFQTCMLLDIFYDTNFLSEWAVVWLGLPILSHSGANPWIYAFHHGEMRTAAGKIAEDLVALFGVTPSRYGGCSPARRASNTNLELAEVNNGNDLRRQRVENCFAAKRRSSNTLCSSKRCLDASGRQADISPERNEADRSSSSKYYPNEIVGEDIEDLRKMLDPKYIIDRNHVIDSNHNVDKIKNLKYLLDPTFGKIRHLRRLNRKRLLSKNFSKKWSEPKFISYQNLNSDCGSNRKFLRFNAMSDSALNANSPVVECRSKDVDATAKDADTDERGNSNLSSMSYPNIRTASGNASDVNSRAFAANENDGSELVHRYSVQNLSDDGFDVRPSTVPQFSDRRRAEDRTTRNVYSRARARARFDLAGNTDVRIHSYSSLSTAENSAKRGLLDDPRGRLSTKSTNLVGKKLPNLACFGPKQRRAAPEDPSKKDKLETEPSPRRSSRANRTTIQRMIHSESVSRIEPSHAFFRSSKLAEGLTIPIIHSEPPSPLEPAPLSTSREEHLEGFNVGLATWNKGELESSRNRKSPVRHSDPTLPSVSFHVEDFSEPLEPTDLSGKETPPDATEIRPETTAREPKRSLEAILGKRLGRSRDDKSAEPIFGEHDSTRFDSRRPSDSKWSESSKSQEILSRVNERQAVPSSSYSVNDFQTCNSGSDLNDPTSLDPFMCPEPLTSSLRESFFDAPSAPDSDVFTSFEENDTADFSSGTDPIRNDSSPVYNSVSAIDLKSLSIACEQSKSTESVFRGKRTEDGSCAILRLESSPSVHRAMIRVRSYKDARKTIRLAPLAVPTPTDLSTPTFELVSETKTDEAVLV; from the exons ATGTCAGCGATCGCTACGGAGTCGCTGGCTAGCACCGTTGCCGATGAATCGACGACCGCTCTCGTACCGACGGTGACCAGGATCGATACCAGACTGGACGTCAGTCCGATCTCGGTGGTACTCGCCGTCTCGATAGTTTGCATCCTCTCGCCGATAACCGTCACGGGAAATTCCATCATTTTAGCAGCCTTTTATAGGTACAAGAGACTTAGAACGGCCTCGAACTACCTTCTCGTGTCCTTGGCCGTTAGTGATTTTGGG GTCGGAGTGTTCATGCCGTTTGGTATGCAGCTAGAACTCTCTGGTCCGCCAGAAAACGGTACGTCGACGCTGTGCATCCTTCCGTATTGCATCGTGATCGCACTTTGCAGCGTGAGCGTGCTAGTTACGGTGGCGATAGCGGTAGATCGTTTGACGTCGTTGGCACAGCCATTGAGATATAAGAACATCATCACTCACAGCAGCATCGAAAAGTATATCGCCGTTTTTTGGATCTACGCGATCTGCGTTGGACTCTCGCCTTTGATCTACGCTCGAATCACGGGTCTGGCGGAAACGCATAG CGGAGGTTGTAGGTTCGGAGCAGCCGTCTTGCCGCCTGTAAGAGTCTTCCTGGTCGTAGCAGTTTGGGCGCCGAGCGCTCTCGTACTTCTTGGTTGCTACGTGTACGTCTACCTGGTGGCACGCGCTCATGCACGTGCCATTTACACGGTAGAACTATCGTTCCGGCATCAAACGCAAACCATGGCTTTGCCTCGCTACGGTCAAACGTTGGCCGTAACGGTCGGAGCCTTTTTCATCCTTTGGCTTCCGTTTCAA ACCTGCATGCTGCTCGACATCTTCTACGACACCAATTTCCTTTCGGAATGGGCGGTCGTGTGGTTGGGTCTGCCGATTCTCTCTCACAGCGGAGCGAATCCTTGGATTTATGCCTTTCATCACGGTGAGATGCGAACAGCGGCCGGAAAAATAGCGGAGGACTTGGTCGCTTTGTTCGGCGTTACGCCTAGCCGATACGGCGGATGCTCGCCCGCGAGGCGCGCCTCGAATACCAATCTCGAGTTGGCCGAGGTGAACAACGGCAACGACCTTAGGAGACAACGCGTCGAAAATTGCTTCGCGGCCAAGCGACGGAGCAGCAACACCCTTTGCTCGAGCAAACGTTGCTTGGACGCGTCCGGAAGGCAGGCGGACATTTCGCCGGAGAGAAACGAGGCCGATCGTAGCTCGTCCTCGAAATATTATCCGAACGAGATAGTCGGGGAGGACATCGAGGACCTGAGGAAAATGTTGGATccgaaatatataatagatcgGAATCACGTCATAGACTCGAATCACAACGTCGACAAGATCAAAAATCTCAAGTACCTGCTCGATCCGACGTTCGGCAAGATAAGACACCTGAGACGTCTAAACCGCAAGAGACTCCTGAGCAAGAACTTTTCGAAGAAATGGTCCGAGCCCAAGTTCATATCCTATCAGAATTTAAATTCCGACTGCGGCTCTAACAGAAAATTTCTTCGGTTCAACGCCATGTCCGACTCGGCGTTGAACGCGAACAGTCCCGTCGTCGAGTGCCGATCGAAGGACGTCGACGCGACGGCGAAGGACGCGGACACGGACGAGCGAGGAAATTCGAATCTATCGTCGATGTCCTATCCGAACATAAGGACGGCCAGCGGAAACGCGTCCGACGTCAACTCGAGAGCGTTCGCCGCTAACGAGAACGACGGTTCGGAGCTCGTTCACAGATACTCCGTGCAGAATTTAAGCGACGACGGATTCGACGTACGACCCTCCACCGTCCCCCAGTTCTCGGATCGACGTCGAGCCGAGGACCGAACGACGAGGAACGTTTATTCGCGAGCCCGAGCGCGGGCACGATTCGATCTTGCCGGCAACACGGACGTACGTATTCACAGCTACTCGTCCCTGTCCACGGCCGAAAACTCGGCGAAGCGCGGCCTCCTGGACGATCCGAGGGGTAGATTGTCGACGAAGAGCACGAACCTCGTCGGCAAGAAGCTACCCAATCTGGCGTGTTTCGGGCCGAAACAACGCCGCGCGGCCCCGGAGGACCCGTCGAAGAAGGACAAACTCGAAACCGAGCCGTCGCCCCGTCGATCCTCGCGAGCTAATCGGACAACGATACAACGAATGATACACTCGGAATCGGTAAGTCGAATCGAGCCAAGCCACGCGTTCTTCCGAAGTTCGAAGCTCGCCGAGGGATTAACGATTCCGATTATACACTCGGAACCGCCCAGTCCTTTGGAGCCGGCTCCTTTGTCAACGTCGCGAGAGGAACACCTCGAGGGTTTCAACGTCGGCCTCGCGACGTGGAACAAGGGCGAactcgagtcgagtcgaaatCGAAAGAGTCCCGTAAGACATTCGGATCCCACGTTGCCGTCGGTATCGTTCCACGTCGAGGACTTTAGCGAGCCTCTCGAACCGACCGATCTCTCGGGCAAGGAGACGCCGCCAGACGCAACCGAGATACGACCGGAAACGACTGCGAGAGAACCGAAACGATCGCTCGAAGCTATTCTCGGAAAACGCTTGGGAAGATCGAGGGACGATAAATCGGCCGAGCCGATATTCGGCGAGCACGACTCGACGAGATTCGACTCGAGACGGCCGTCCGACTCGAAGTGGTCGGAATCGTCGAAGAGCCAAGAAATTCTGTCGCGCGTCAACGAGCGCCAAGCCGTTCCCTCGTCCTCTTACTCGGTGAACGACTTTCAAACGTGCAACAGCGGCAGCGACTTGAACGATCCGACGTCCTTGGATCCGTTCATGTGTCCCGAGCCGCTGACCTCCTCGTTACGCGAATCCTTCTTCGACGCACCCTCGGCGCCCGACTCGGACGTTTTCACGTCCTTCGAGGAAAACGACACGGCCGACTTTTCCTCGGGGACCGATCCGATCCGGAACGACTCGTCTCCCGTCTACAACTCCGTATCCGCGATCGACCTAAAGAGCCTCTCGATCGCTTGCGAACAGAGCAAGTCGACCGAGTCCGTGTTTCGCGGCAAACGTACCGAGGACGGTTCTTGCGCGATCTTACGTCTGGAATCGTCGCCGTCGGTGCATCGTGCCATGATTCGAGTGCGATCGTACAAGGACGCGAGGAAAACGATTCGTTTGGCCCCATTGGCCGTACCGACTCCTACCGACCTTTCCACGCCCACCTTCGAGCTCGTCTCGGAAACGAAAACGGACGAGGCCGTATTGGTCTAG